The following are from one region of the Quercus robur chromosome 1, dhQueRobu3.1, whole genome shotgun sequence genome:
- the LOC126712754 gene encoding uncharacterized protein LOC126712754, with the protein MASFSPLVAILNQKKLTGYNYVDWKKNLDIVLIAEKHKYVLSQPFPNFPSLNAPLEEKQRYDRWQKSNEMTKCYILASISNVLQHQMQDVELALDIMLSLKEMFGE; encoded by the coding sequence ATGGCATCCTTTAGCCCACTTGTTGCTATTCTTAATCAAAAGAAACTGACTGGGTACAACTATGTTgactggaaaaaaaatttggacattgTTCTTATTGCTGAAAAGCACAAGTATGTGCTTAGTCAACCATTTCCTAACTTTCCATCATTAAATGCTCCTCTTGAGGAAAAACAGCGATATGATCGTTGGCAAAAATCTAATGAGATGACCAAGTGCTATATCCTAGCATCTATTTCAAATGTTCTACAGCATCAAATGCAGGATGTAGAACTAGCTTTGGACATAATGTTAAGTCTGAAGGAGATGTTTGGTGAGTAA